gcCTGAgaatgacctaggccctctgcatatatgtgacagttgtgcagcttggtcCTTTTGTGACAGCagacttttgggaccctattccttgcactgggttgccttgcccaccCTTAATACGaggggaggtacttagtcttgCTGCAACTTTATATGCCATGCTTTATTGATACACATGGGaaacctgccctttcctggatggagatagaagaggagggcattggagggtagggtagggtgagtgggggaggggcttggaggggaggatgagggaggttttggctgggatgtaaaataaatagataaaaaataaatagaaaaaaaagctgAAAGCAAATAATAGCAATTCATCTATAAAAATAAGCACATAGAATGTAAGATCTCTTATCAGCAACTTTAAAAGTCTAAAAACAAGTTattatgtgtgcgtgtgtgtgaaaGTGCGCAAtggtgcacatggaggtcagaggacagcttgtgacAGCATTATCACAGGGCCCTCAGGTGACAGGTCTCAGTCCCCCAAGACTGTTCCCTCTTACTTTAGCCAAAGATTGCATATCTGTTGTTTTCATTGGTGCTTTGCACTGAATATATGTCAGAAGTTTCTACAAACCCACCCATGGGTTTGATTATTTGCTACAATGATTCTACTAAAGGAGGCAAACAGTTTACTTTCTAAAttagtgttgttttttttaagaacataatcagggctggagagctagctcagtggttaagagcactgtttgctcttctAAATGGACCCGGGcgcaattcccagcacccacatggctgctcacaactgcctgtaactccagttccaggagatctgatgccaatgcacataaaataaaataatattaaactaaaaaagaacacaacctgatgggggaagtgcttctgtgtatgtgtttgtcttactggatgataaagtactgtttggccaatgaggcagcaagttaggcaggactaggagtcgaggaggattcttggaaatgtagtagagaagtggtgatccaggcaggaagtgacatagcagggagactcatatttaaggaaggacaaccaggaagtaccccttttttccccttggctcctgctccagcagtgcGATGTGATCgactggcaagggaggacaccaatggaaggtgtctgataagataagtcttataaaatatatagatttatgataattaagactgagctagcagatgaggaatcctagtcattggccaagcagcatttgtacctaatacaaatttctgtgtattaatttgggccctaactcggcgggcagaactcaggggGCTGGTGGAGACCGctcacgtggtggtagggcttgggcagcttttgaGGGAAAGATTTACCATAACAACAATCCAAGATGACAAGGTGTTTTAGAAGGTACAGATCTTATATCTTCATGAGTGTCACCTTTTAATTCCAACAGCCTGGTTGCTCTGAAACGGGTCCTTAGGCTTTTCTGCAGAAATTCCTCACTTATACATTAACAAATCATTGGCCATTGGTTATTGAACCTTATCTCCAGCTCTTCTTCTTTCTTGGAGGTCAAGTTGGGGTGGAGTGGGACTGAGTTTCAGTTCTCTAATTGGTTCCCCTGGCAACCAGCTCCAATCTTTCCAAGGTCTTTCCAAAATTACTTTCTTGACAAATTTTTGCAGGGttaacgggggggggggaggttctGTTGTATCAAGACAATTGTTCGTTATACATCAGATGTCAGAAGAAGATATtagacctccccctccccccactctggaactagagtttacAGACagccatgagctgccatgtgtgtgctgggatttgaacccaagtcctctaggagagcagcttgcattcttaactgctgggtCATCTCTTAAGCCCCTATCTTAATTGTTCTTTTAATTTGGGGAAGTCAAGGGTTTTAAACATTACATGCCAAATATAGTTGCTTGCatggttttgctttctgaagtTTTAGTTACCTAGCTAACCTTGTTCTTAAAATATAACTGGGGAGTTCTAGAAATAAATCAATTTATGAGCAGTGTGATGAAACCTTGAACCCCTCTGCACATCCTCCAGggtgtgcatcattgctgtgcctAGGGTGTTCATCTTCATGTATTAGCGTCCCCATTAGTCACCTGGTAGCTGTCTGGGCCACTAGAGTCAGTCTCCATACTCTCATTGCTTACGTTCAAATAATCCTTACTTTACTGAACAAGGCCCCAAGATGAAGAGTAGTGGTGCTGGCAATCACGATATGCTGAAGAGAAGACAGTTTTATCACCTGTAAGTGAAAAAGTGGAAGGTTTTCATTTATGGGAAGGAGAAAAATCTGAGTTACAGTCTACAGTAAGAATGAATCTTTTGTGAAATTGTGAAGGGAAAATTTATTAATATGCTGATATCTCAAAATGCAAGTTATGGACAAAATGCACAGTGAGTGCTTAAGTAAGGAAATGATGTTAGGAATGCAGTATTGGCCAAGTGATACCGAAGGTCCCAATCTTCCGAAATGCACAACTATCCCAGTGACAGACCCTTGCTCTGGCTATACAGCATGCTTGTACCAGCTGATGCTGCCATTCTTAAGTTGCTTCAGCTGTCTAATATCCACAAAGAGCCCTTCCCCTGCTCACAACCTACAATTGCATAAAATCTGCAGTTTGTCAACAGGACACCATGAATATACAGGAGTCTATTTCTTTTGTCTATATAATCTGCCCCTCTTCTCATCCTGTCATCAGCCCATGCATTACTGAAGCACAAGTACCAACAGCATCTCTTCTGGTTGCTTTTGCATATTTATGATTCCTGGGTAGAGCAGACTGGCTAGTTTCCTTAGAACTGTTACCACTGAGAATGGCTGGTAAACAGGGCTGGGAATCGTTAGCGCTGTCTGTTGGAAAAATTGCAAGAACTTGTGGTAGCTGATGGTTCTGGCTGTGAGAAGATCACTGAAGGCAAAAACACTAGGGTGTGAGTCACTGGCACTCAAAGTTTGGGGCGTTAATTAGGAACTGAGACCCTCTAACACTGACTCCAAGATGATGCACTTTGCCTATTCAGAGTCCATCTGAAGTCATCAAGATTATCAACTGATTGATGAAGTCCTGTGCCTTGGGACATATCTCCTGTGGATATTGTGGAACTACCATATTTACAGTACAATACTATAAATACCATTTTTGCTCAATAGGTGAAAAATATTCACATTATGCATTAATTTTTTCATGTGTTCAGAGGCTGTGAAGTGATTTCAGACCAATAAAATTTTCATCTGCTTTACTGAAAGTTAAACTAGTATTGCTGTGTACACCATAGGGACTCATGCAAACAAAACtagaccaccaccaccaaactaGTGAGACAAAGTGGCATGGGATTACACAGGGAATTTATAGATAAGAGACAAAGTGGCATGGTATTACACAGGGAATTTATAGATACTCAGCTTCAGTATAGGACACAACTCTACACCTTCCAGAGGATATGTGTGACAACAGTAGCAATACCATTTTAATTACAGGATTTAAGATATCCCTACATTCACTCAAGTAACTTCTGATGTGCAGTTGATAATTTAGACTCAGTAAATGTTTCCGCTTCTAAGGTGAATATATTTCCCTCAGAGTTGAGACTTtccacattgatttttaaaacatattaagtTCTGCATTAATGTCTTACATTTTTATAATGCTCTCTGTGAATTGTCTCAATAGAAGAGATTTTCTTAGATTATAGCAAAGGTAACAATTTCTATTTTTGCCTATtgattcattctttttaaattgtgaacAACTCCCAGAGCTCCTTAGAATTCCCTTAATACAGTAATTCTGAGCTCaaattaaatgttataaaattcaTTTCCAGTGCTTTTAAATGGAGCATGTGTTGGACACTGATTAAAGCCTTTTTCATGGTCATTATATCATTGATTTTTGTTCTAGTATGGTACCAAAATTTGTGCACTAAAGATTTTCCCACATTTATCAGATTTATGCAGTCTTCCTCCTCATAATggagcttttctttctctctttcttccttccttcttccccccccccacttagGCAGGCTTTCTCTATGTAGGCCTTGCTATCCTGGAGTTTCCTCTGTAGATCTGGCTAGCCTCGGagtcagaaatccacctgcctttgcctcttgactgcagagattaaaggcatgcactctCACCACCTGGCTAGAATGGGTTTTCTTAAAGATACCAAGATCAGGTTTGTTAAAATGTCTGCTACCCTGAACATTCTTCTATGTGCATCTCCTGATGTTCAGTAAGATTGGTCACAGTGCTGAAGGGTTTCCCACAGCTATCATATTTGTAGTTTTTCACCAATGTGGATTCTCTGATGGTTAGTGAGATCAGAGCGCCTACTAAAGTTTTTGCCACATTGAGCACATGGGTATGGTTTTTCCCcagtgtggattctctgatgaaGGGTAAGAGCTGAGCACTGACTGAAAGCCCTCCCACACACATTGCACTTGTATGGTTTCTCTCCGGTGTGGATTCTCTGGTGTTTAATAAGGTCTGAATTCTGACTGAAACTTCTGGTACACTGTGAGCATGCATATGGTTTTTCTCCTGTGTGGACTCTATGGTGAAGGATAAGGTCAGAACTCTGACTAAAGGCTTTGTCACATCTATCACAGTGGTAGGGCTTTTCACCGGAATGTATTCTCTGATGTTTAGTGAGGTCTGAACTTTGACTAAAACTTTTATTGCACAAATTGCATGTATatggtttttctccagtatgtattcGTTGATGCTTTATGAGATCTGAACGGCGACTAAAACTTTTAGAACACCCGCTGCAAGGATatggtttttctccagtgtggaTTCTCTGGTGGAGAATAAGATTGGAACTCTGACTAAAAGTTTTCCCACATTCATcacattcatagggcttctcaCCAGTATGGATTCTATAATGTTTAACAAGATCTGACCTTCTACTAAACATTTTACTACATTGACTACATGGgaaaggcttctctccagtgtgaattcgCTGATGATTAATAAGATCTGAAAGCCTACTGAAGGTTTTGGTACACTGGTTACatggatagggtttctctccagtatgaattctttgaTGCAAAATAAGGACTGAGCTCTGGTTAAAAGCCTTCCCACATTCACTACATTTAtatggcttctctccagtgtgaatccTTCTGTGTTTAATAAGGTCTGAGTTCTGACTAAAACTTTTGTTGCACTGAGCACATGGGTATGGCTTCTCCCCAGTGTGGATTCTCTGGTGTAGAATAAGATCGGAGCTCTGACTAAAGGCTTTCCCACAAACATCACACTTATAtggtttctccccagtgtggaTTCTTTGATGCTTTATAAGATCAGAGCTCTGACTGAAATGTTTGTTGCACTGGTTACACatgtaaggcttctctccagtgtggattctctgatgTTTAACCATGTCTGAGCGCTGGCTGAAACTTTTCCTACAGTGACTGCATtggtagggtttctctcctgtatggatTCTCTGGTGTATAATAAGATCTGAGCTCTggctgaaggctttcccacattcatcacatttgtaaggtttttcaCCTGTGTGGACTCTTTGATGTTTAATAAGGTCTGAGCTCCGACTGAAGCTTTTAATACACCAATTACaaggatagggtttctctccagtatggattCTCTGATGCAGAACCAGGGCTGAGCTCATTCGAAAGGCCTTTCCACATTCGtcacattcataaggtttctcccAATGAGTTCTTTGGTGCCTAATAAGACCTGTATTCCAAGCAAAGCTTTGGCCGCATTCATCACAGGCATACTGTCTTCTCTCTAAAAGATTCTGGTCATTCAGTTCATCCCCTGATTCACGGAATTCTTTGCTTTTGGAATTCTGGAGAACATCCTCAGTGAGGCTGCCAGATTCTTCAGCCAATGTTTCAATGTTTCCTGTCATTTCCTCCTCTGAAGCTGGCTCTCCAATCTTGATCTTTGTCTCACCATCTAGAAGAGTAAACAAACTCCAGATGGAAAATGCGCTCCATGTTGTAAGAAAGTTCCAGATGAAGCAAATTAGTATTTAACTATAGATATTACAATAAGAGGGGAAGATATGGTACAAGGCAGCCCCCATGGTTAAGGTGATGGACTGCAAATGAGTTAAGAGGCATCCAACATTGGAAAAACACTGAGGAAAACGGGAAGAGTCAATAAGTACTGGATCACTCTGTGTAGAAAGGACTTATGAGATATAAAGATATGATTTTCACAGAAGACCTGGGAAACCTGAAATGGATTCACTATGATAATAAaattgtgggggctggagagatggctcagtgtagggagacattgtagccccTCCTCCTAGGAGCCACTACAGGTGTACCTGGCTATGCACATGAGGGCATgatcaggggaggttcaggatgacacatggggaattcttaaggagtGGCAGACACGTGGggagcccctctctctggcctccctagcttgctgcctctgggcacgctctggcttatgcttggctggtattacttgaataaagatatcttaacttgTAACTTCAcgttatagctcagtggttaagagcactgactgctcttccagaggaccagggttcaattcccggcacccacacagcagctcacagctgtctgtaatcccagttctgggggacccaacacccatggcaaaactcatataaaactaaaacaaatacattttttaaagtgtgattaAATTAGGGCTATTAACTCATGAATATACTTAAAGCAAGCAGTGTAAAAAGTGTAGGAAAGGGAAGTTGGTTGGGTTTTATCTAACAATGCTCAGGTATTTAGGCTAAAATAAAGCAAGCACAATTGCCTACCTATCTCTTCCTCTCCATTAGACCCCTTAGCTGCCAAGTCCTTGGCATGAACTATGACCCCACTTGTCAGAGAAAAACTCTTCAGCCTTGGACTCCTCAGAAGTAACTCCTCAGTAGCTTCTTTAGCAGGAATTCTCCCAATTCCTTACTCAGCTTATCAGGACCCAATCCCTTCAGCAATGGACTCTAAAGAGCCTGTCCCCTCAGCACCGAACTCTTCAGTGATCTCCAGAATCTGCTCTACATCACCTGACCCTTCAGGACCACTTCAGCGCTGACCTCCACGGCATCGCTGCCTCAGCACTAAGACTGTGCACAACTCACAAGGCTAACTCCTCAGTGTGACCCCAGCAGGACTCCTCAGTGTGACCCCAGCAGGACTCTGCAATGTGACTCTAGCAGGTCTCGTCTTTGGGAACTTTTCAGAGCCTGACTCTTAGCACTAAATTCTTTAGCACCTGGATCTTCAGCAAGAACTGTTTCGTGGTGATCTTTAGTTCTGTACTGTTCCACAGGTATATCACCAGGCTCTGTCTTTATAGACATCAGGCTAATTAGCCTCCATCCAAGCAAAGCCACCAAAGTGGTAGAAATTCACCCGATTTCTGCCCCTAGTGATCCGAAATTTTCCCCTTTTATGCAGTACAGGTATATGCCTAGGTAGGTGGAACTTTCATACACTCAAGATGTATTGCAATCACTAGTTGTCACAAAAGGATTCGTCTGGAGCTAACCATTCAATTGGTGAGACAGTTCTCTACAGAACAGTTAATGGCAACAGCAACACAACTGGGGCACCATTTGAGAGGTCAGCACCTGCTGCTCAGCACAGACCCTTCACCCAGCTATCATCTCCAGGCACCTGGAAGGTGCTAAGCACCACTAAAATGTGCTAAAACTCACTATTCCTATCAGTGGCGAGTTCTTTAAACTTATTTTCCTGTCAACAAGGCAAGATGCTGACACCCATCCCCCTTGCTGCCCTGGCTAACTTCAGTAAAAAGACTATCAGACAAACAGCCAGCTGTACTATTCGTATGCCATAATCAGCCATCTAGAACACTCCATGGACACCTTGAAAACAAGAGGAAGATCATAGCTGTTTGCATAGCCTCTGTCAGGGTTGTCTGATGCTGTTTTGGccaaaggtctctctctctctctctctctctctctctctctctctctctctctctgtctctctctctctctctctctgcagccacTTTCATCTAGGCCACTGGGTGGGTGCACTTGCCCATGTGGTCTAGGAGAGATACTGCCATGACTAGGGCTAAAAGCAAGGCTGAGCCAGTAACTGTGTTTGCTGCAGAGAGAAAAGGCTGTGACTGGTCCAAACAAATAGCTAAAATTGGTCCAACTAAAAAGATGATTGGCCTCTAAATTAAAAGTGTTcagaataaacatttaaaaaaaaactaaaaaaataaaagatgattgGCTTAAACACTTCTTAGCCAGCAGAGACATTTTTTCCTGCTGTCCTGGTGACGTAACATTAGGCTTTACTCAGGTATCCTTTCCTGCCTACCTATAGTCATGTGGGCTGCGCTGATACTACAAAACAGTAACTAGAGACATTCACACAATGGTGGTCTTGGCTGCTGGTGGCAGGCCAAGTTGCTCAAGGGCAAGGAAGACAGCTTTCTGAAGCAGCTACTAAACAAATGTGGCCAGGGCAGGAAGCAGGGCAATGGAGTAGAGAGCAAGAGAAGACAGAGCTCTGAGATGGAAGGATAAAAGGAAGGCTGTaaggaacaagagaaaggaaattgCAGGCGTTAGTTGCTGCAAGAGTTTGAGACAGAAATCTTGCTGGGGACTAGGTAGAACCAAAGGCCCTTTGAAACCCTGTGGATGGAGCAAGGAATGCTGGACTTTGCTCCCTGTTAGGGTCCTTATTGGCAAGACCAGCAATGAACCTGCCCCAGAGCTCTGGCAGgagagtgtgtgtggaggagCCCAAGGCCTGGACCTGGGGCTTAACACCTAAAGTTGTGGTCAAATGTTCTAGACCCTGAGATGTGAAATGCTTTACTTACTGTTATCAGCATGTGCCGTGCAAAGGAGGAACTAGAGGCTCCCAGTAACTTTGCCATCTGATGAATTTTACTGACTATTGTTTGCTTCCCCACTTGAGGACCATAAAAGGAGCTGTAGCAGTAATAAATGTGCTGCCTTGGGTGATCAGCATTGCATCACTCCTGACCCCAGTTTTTACCCCTCCTTTCTCATCCCAGGTCTCCCCCTTTTGGAGGCCCAGTGTGAACTCAGGAAGAACGGCTGGTCCAGGTCACTATCAGGTTTTTGGAGTCAACATTTAAGAGGTGTAAGACCACCAGGTGTTAAGGGTTAAAGGTCCCAATGCCCAAGGCCTGCACAAAGACTGTAATGGAAGCAGGTGTCATTCACTGCCTAGTCTACTTGTCTACTGCCTGCTGCTCCCTCAAACACTGAGGGAGATAATGGCTGCCAGACAGCAGTGCTTGAGGAGCTTCTCCTTACCTACCTATGAGTTTTTCTGGGTTGGGCCAAAGGATCTCCAGCCAACTGTCTGGTAATTTGGATAGCTTTCTTTGACTACTGTTCTAGTTCAATTTCTGTTGCTAAAATATTTTTGCTAACAAGCTACTTATGAAAGAGTATATTTAGTTGATTTCAAAATTCCAGATTATAGCTCATCATTGTGGGGAAGGTACAGTGGCAGGAACTTAAGCTCATCACAACACATCTACAATTCAGAGCAGGGAGATGTGGGTTGTGCATGCCAGTCTGCTTGCTTGTACTCAGCTTGAGCTCTCCACATTTATAGAATTCAGGCCCCTTTGCCTAGGGAATGCTGCTGCCCACTGTGGGTTGGATCTTCCCATATCTACTAACTTAATGAAGACAATCCCAACAGTCATGCCAACAGACCAGCCCAATGTACACAATCCCACAACTGTATTTGAGACTCTCTTCTCTATTAATGTAGGTTGTATCAAGTTTTTAATGTAGGTTGTATTTAAGTTGACACTTAAAGTTAACCATCACAAATAAGATTCCTGAATTTGGCTTGCTATCACCTAACCACTGCTGACTCATTAACaggcaaaaagtaaaaaaatatttatttctcagttGACCATTAATTATTCCAAGAACAACTATGGCATTAGAGGTGATGGTCAGAAATGCTACATGGGAGATTTGTAGGAGAACTACAGTGGAGCAGTACCACATATGCTTCTGCTGGTAACAGTTTTCTAAGTGAAAAGAAAATCCTGCGTTACTATTTAATAGGCACCAATGGAGACTCTTTGATCACAGAATACTAAATGGCTACACATTACAAACTGCTTGTTATATACTAGATGGGTTTTGATCTAGTAAATCTAAAAGTGAGCAAACCAGCATTCCACTGTAAAAGCAAATCTACAAGATAAGTAAATTCCACACACAAGTGATTTCAGAACAGGTTTACAGATGGGTCTGAAAACTCTCACTCATGTTCCTATTCAGAGATGGTTTCAGACACTGGTGAAAGCAAATTTTCCCACAGGcagaaatttagaaataaaactgTCTACTATTTATGAAAGGAAATATTCTAGGATATAAGCCTAGATTGATTCATGGCTAATGACAAATCATTTatcaaatatatgaaaagaacATGATTGGAACACTAGAAAGAAACAACAATCCCGGGAGAAGCATTGAGACAGAGCTTCTGGAATGGGCTAAGGATGCAAATATATTtgtgttctttgtacattttcagCAAAGGGAATCCAGCAAAGAACCCTGTCAGCTAGACAAGAACACCCACAGCACCATGTCAATCTGCCTCTATTCCAGCTGGCATGGCTTATCATGTACAGAACGGACATGGCAGCAAGGATAAAGGCTATACATAGCTTCAAACATATGAGTCACCTCTCTCCAAGGTGGGCATGCCTATTATCAATTCTATGTGCCCTAATATTCAACAACCAGAGTCAACAGTACACACCAATGAAGGTAACACTTCCTGGAGAGTGATCAGGGAGTGTGTACAGGAGGCAGATTCACTGCATGGGGCCAGTTCTGTCATGAAGATGGCAGAAATTTGTTTTCAAAGGATTAAGTTCATAGTGTACATACAAATCTGTACTTATTTATGGAAATTGTTTTTTTACTGTGCTGACCTATATGATACTACCTTCCAAAAAGAAATCTTACAGGAAAGGAAGCAGAGTGGTGAGCTCACATACTTGTAGCTCGTGGGTCTTACATATGCTCCATCAACCAGAAGAATGCAGACCTGGAAATATGATGAAATGATCTAAAGGCTAAATTGGGGAGTTGTCATAGAGGGCACACTATGTGCCCTAAGCCAGAGGACAAAAAGCagctcattatttttttaatggtcaGAATACATATGCAGTTATAGGAGCCAAGAGTGGAGGagctgttttagttagggttactactgctgtgatgaaacaccacaaccaaaagcaactcagggaaaaaagagtttatttggtttacagatCCAGAGGCACAGTTCATTGAGGAAAGCTAATGCAGGAGCTCACACAGGGTAGAaacctggaggaggag
This DNA window, taken from Cricetulus griseus strain 17A/GY chromosome 2, alternate assembly CriGri-PICRH-1.0, whole genome shotgun sequence, encodes the following:
- the LOC118238184 gene encoding zinc finger protein 271, which gives rise to MEIQFSCESQEHHLLSDGETKIKIGEPASEEEMTGNIETLAEESGSLTEDVLQNSKSKEFRESGDELNDQNLLERRQYACDECGQSFAWNTGLIRHQRTHWEKPYECDECGKAFRMSSALVLHQRIHTGEKPYPCNWCIKSFSRSSDLIKHQRVHTGEKPYKCDECGKAFSQSSDLIIHQRIHTGEKPYQCSHCRKSFSQRSDMVKHQRIHTGEKPYMCNQCNKHFSQSSDLIKHQRIHTGEKPYKCDVCGKAFSQSSDLILHQRIHTGEKPYPCAQCNKSFSQNSDLIKHRRIHTGEKPYKCSECGKAFNQSSVLILHQRIHTGEKPYPCNQCTKTFSRLSDLINHQRIHTGEKPFPCSQCSKMFSRRSDLVKHYRIHTGEKPYECDECGKTFSQSSNLILHQRIHTGEKPYPCSGCSKSFSRRSDLIKHQRIHTGEKPYTCNLCNKSFSQSSDLTKHQRIHSGEKPYHCDRCDKAFSQSSDLILHHRVHTGEKPYACSQCTRSFSQNSDLIKHQRIHTGEKPYKCNVCGRAFSQCSALTLHQRIHTGEKPYPCAQCGKNFSRRSDLTNHQRIHIGEKLQI